In Desulfurobacterium pacificum, the following proteins share a genomic window:
- the dapC gene encoding succinyldiaminopimelate transaminase, translating to MNSKVRSLKAYPQDRLNRAKEEAKAKGLKIYDFGTGDPKEPTPPFIREALIKAVPEVSQYPTVKGRKDLRETIARWFEKRFGVSLNPEREVIPTSGSKEAIFHFPLVFIDIDSERRKVIYGMPAYPVYERGTLFAGGETVPVRLKYEEQFLLRLDKLPSSLLEETAIVWINYPHNPTGAVASLSYLEEVYGICREYGIILCSDECYTEIYFESKPPSLLQVGKEGAVVFHSLSKRSGMTGYRSGFVAGDEKIVSTYLKWRSSFGVASQDFVQQAAKAAWEDEKHVEERRGIFRRKRDVFAELFKELGLEFEVPEATFYFWVKLPEGVSGEEYAVHLLNYGIVVSPGEFFGEGGEGFFRIALVPTVEECKEAAVLWKKAHEDFMRKRN from the coding sequence ATGAACAGCAAGGTTCGTTCTCTTAAAGCTTACCCGCAGGATAGGCTTAATAGAGCTAAAGAGGAAGCGAAAGCTAAGGGATTGAAGATATACGATTTTGGGACTGGTGACCCTAAAGAGCCAACGCCTCCCTTTATCAGGGAGGCGCTTATAAAGGCTGTTCCTGAAGTTAGCCAGTATCCTACTGTTAAGGGAAGAAAGGATTTGAGAGAAACAATTGCAAGGTGGTTTGAGAAAAGGTTTGGCGTTTCTCTGAATCCAGAACGTGAAGTTATTCCGACTTCCGGTTCTAAAGAGGCGATTTTTCACTTTCCTTTGGTTTTTATAGATATCGACTCTGAAAGGAGGAAAGTAATTTACGGGATGCCGGCGTATCCTGTTTACGAAAGGGGAACGCTTTTTGCTGGCGGTGAAACTGTTCCTGTTAGATTGAAATATGAAGAGCAGTTTCTATTAAGGCTTGATAAACTGCCTTCTTCTTTACTTGAAGAGACGGCTATTGTGTGGATTAACTACCCTCATAACCCTACGGGAGCTGTAGCTTCTCTTTCTTATTTGGAAGAGGTTTACGGTATTTGTAGGGAATACGGAATTATTCTGTGTTCGGATGAGTGTTATACGGAGATTTACTTTGAGAGTAAGCCGCCGTCTTTACTCCAGGTTGGTAAAGAAGGAGCAGTGGTTTTCCATTCCCTCTCTAAGAGAAGCGGAATGACGGGTTACCGTTCCGGTTTTGTTGCAGGTGATGAGAAAATAGTTTCTACCTATTTAAAGTGGCGTTCTTCTTTTGGCGTTGCATCTCAAGATTTCGTTCAGCAGGCTGCAAAAGCTGCGTGGGAGGATGAGAAGCACGTTGAAGAGAGAAGGGGGATTTTCCGTCGTAAGAGGGACGTTTTTGCTGAGTTGTTTAAAGAGTTGGGACTGGAGTTTGAAGTTCCTGAAGCGACTTTCTATTTCTGGGTGAAGCTTCCTGAAGGTGTTTCTGGTGAGGAGTATGCAGTTCATCTGCTTAACTACGGAATAGTTGTTTCGCCGGGTGAATTCTTCGGTGAGGGTGGAGAGGGTTTTTTCAGAATTGCGCTCGTTCCGACTGTTGAGGAGTGTAAGGAAGCTGCTGTGCTGTGGAAAAAAGCCCATGAAGATTTTATGAGGAAGAGAAATTGA
- a CDS encoding ExbD/TolR family protein produces MKLRENKKSLIADINLSPILDLSLMLVIFLAVTTEFISGGEIKVQVPKGGAAVESTAGIVKVVMDKWGKIYFKGKVYTDPVKLASVLPKDKKIFIKADKDTPYRYVFTLLDVLRKSGIKKVALVGQRVE; encoded by the coding sequence TTGAAGTTAAGGGAAAATAAGAAGTCACTTATTGCTGATATTAACCTTTCTCCTATTCTGGACTTATCCCTTATGCTTGTTATCTTTCTTGCCGTTACAACCGAGTTTATTTCTGGTGGAGAGATAAAGGTTCAGGTTCCAAAGGGCGGTGCAGCTGTTGAGAGCACTGCAGGAATAGTGAAGGTTGTTATGGATAAGTGGGGAAAAATCTATTTTAAAGGGAAGGTTTATACCGACCCTGTAAAACTTGCTTCTGTTCTTCCAAAGGATAAAAAGATTTTTATTAAGGCTGATAAGGATACGCCTTACAGGTACGTTTTTACTCTTTTGGACGTTTTGAGAAAGAGCGGTATTAAGAAAGTTGCTCTTGTGGGTCAGAGAGTTGAATAG
- the tsaE gene encoding tRNA (adenosine(37)-N6)-threonylcarbamoyltransferase complex ATPase subunit type 1 TsaE, producing the protein MLLWVRELNRCEFLCRTVEDTRNLGRLLGKVSFPGLVVILKGDLGCGKTEFVRGMAVAMGISENEISSPSFNVVHEYDNFVHMDLYRVKGNFEDIGIEEILEDERIKAIEWGEPVLEELEGLPFVVVSCRESEEGRIFEIEDYTGKVCDKLKKLYEGGIDVQNS; encoded by the coding sequence TTGCTCTTGTGGGTCAGAGAGTTGAATAGATGTGAGTTTTTATGCAGAACTGTTGAAGATACGAGGAATTTGGGAAGACTTTTGGGAAAGGTTTCTTTTCCTGGTTTAGTTGTGATTTTGAAAGGCGATTTGGGTTGTGGGAAGACGGAGTTTGTAAGAGGAATGGCTGTTGCTATGGGAATCTCGGAAAATGAGATTTCTTCCCCTTCATTTAACGTTGTTCACGAGTACGATAACTTTGTTCATATGGACCTTTACAGGGTAAAAGGAAATTTTGAGGATATTGGGATTGAAGAGATTTTGGAGGATGAGAGGATAAAGGCGATAGAGTGGGGAGAGCCGGTTTTGGAGGAACTTGAAGGTCTTCCTTTCGTTGTTGTGAGCTGTAGAGAGAGTGAGGAGGGGAGGATTTTTGAGATTGAGGATTATACGGGAAAGGTTTGTGATAAACTGAAAAAGCTTTATGAAGGAGGTATAGATGTCCAGAATAGTTGA
- the eno gene encoding phosphopyruvate hydratase produces the protein MSRIVDVRAREILDSRGNPTVEVEVALESGVVARAAVPSGASTGEKEALELRDKDPKRYMGKGVLKAVKNVNEVIAPALIGLESTDQVNIDRLMLELDGTENKSNLGANAILGVSMAVCRASAEELGLPLFRYIGGTNAKELPVPMMNILNGGVHADNNVDLQEFMIMPVGGESLSESLRMGVEVYHTLKKVLKRMGHSTNVGDEGGFAPNLASNEEAIQVILRAIEEAGYVPGEDIMIALDAASSEFYKGDGVYELEGEGKKFDREGLVDFYRQLVEKYPIISIEDGMAEDDYEGWKLLTAALGDKVQLVGDDVFVTNVDLLRIGIKEGFANSILIKLNQIGTVTETLDAIEMAKKANYTTVISHRSGETEDTFIADLAVAVNSGQIKTGAPARSERNAKYNQLLRIEEMLNGGAVFKGIEVFYNLEF, from the coding sequence ATGTCCAGAATAGTTGATGTAAGAGCGAGAGAAATTCTTGATTCAAGAGGTAATCCTACTGTTGAAGTAGAGGTGGCTCTTGAAAGTGGTGTTGTTGCAAGGGCTGCTGTTCCGAGTGGGGCTTCTACAGGTGAAAAGGAAGCTTTAGAGCTGAGAGACAAAGACCCTAAGCGTTATATGGGGAAGGGTGTTTTGAAGGCTGTTAAGAACGTAAACGAAGTTATCGCTCCTGCACTTATCGGTCTTGAGTCAACAGACCAGGTGAATATAGACAGGCTTATGCTTGAACTTGATGGAACAGAAAACAAGAGCAATCTTGGAGCTAACGCTATACTCGGCGTTTCTATGGCTGTGTGTAGAGCTTCTGCTGAGGAGTTAGGATTGCCGCTTTTCAGGTATATAGGTGGAACTAACGCTAAAGAGTTGCCAGTTCCTATGATGAACATCCTTAACGGTGGTGTTCATGCAGATAACAACGTTGACCTGCAGGAATTTATGATTATGCCTGTTGGTGGGGAGAGTCTTTCTGAGTCTTTAAGGATGGGCGTTGAGGTTTACCATACTCTTAAGAAGGTTTTGAAGAGAATGGGACACTCTACGAACGTAGGAGATGAAGGTGGTTTTGCACCGAACCTTGCTTCAAACGAAGAGGCAATACAGGTTATTCTGAGGGCTATTGAAGAGGCAGGTTACGTTCCCGGTGAAGATATTATGATAGCTCTTGATGCTGCATCTTCAGAGTTCTACAAGGGTGATGGCGTTTACGAGCTTGAAGGTGAAGGGAAAAAGTTTGATAGAGAAGGACTTGTTGATTTTTATAGGCAGCTTGTAGAAAAGTATCCTATTATCTCTATTGAAGACGGCATGGCTGAAGATGATTACGAGGGATGGAAACTTTTAACGGCTGCACTTGGTGATAAGGTTCAGCTTGTAGGTGATGACGTATTTGTTACGAACGTTGACCTTTTAAGAATTGGTATCAAGGAAGGTTTTGCCAATTCCATACTTATAAAGCTTAACCAGATTGGAACGGTGACTGAAACTCTTGACGCTATTGAGATGGCGAAGAAGGCGAACTATACAACAGTTATATCTCACAGGTCTGGTGAGACGGAAGATACTTTTATTGCAGATTTAGCTGTTGCTGTTAACAGCGGTCAAATTAAGACTGGTGCGCCTGCAAGGAGTGAGCGTAATGCCAAATACAACCAGCTTTTGAGAATTGAGGAAATGTTGAACGGCGGTGCTGTATTTAAAGGAATAGAGGTTTTTTATAACCTTGAGTTTTAG